From one Perca flavescens isolate YP-PL-M2 chromosome 4, PFLA_1.0, whole genome shotgun sequence genomic stretch:
- the draxina gene encoding draxin: protein MALSWSLLLAVWFATLTLSHSAEPGSPHGKRRQTSAGGSNALQHPLQGPQGHRYSRERGGHGGLGARAAKGGAGLLSHRPMHPLARPEDDGTGLESLSPVRLEMGPVRDRDRARMSMKTPTQTRENQLQGTRKGRGHGHGNGHGHHFEHRRQGSRRDKERHGKGFLPEPELSSAFRDRDLFEDPPSSSSSSSSSSAASPSLSLTPPSESPSPIVAVFGSGSSMVTTVMNEHPPTLPPASTKPQRTGKAKGQGEVMPTLDMALFDWTDYEDMKPVDTWPSSRKKDKRRSKNLSSGNVTVDADAIEPCDHHLDCLPGSCCDLRQHECKPHNRGLNNKCYDDCMCEEGFRCYAKFHRKRRVTRRKGRCVVPEAVSVDQGDFITI from the exons ATGGCTCTCTCCTGGAGTCTCCTCCTGGCGGTCTGGTTTGCCACCCTGACACTGTCACACAGCGCTGAGCCTGGATCTCCTCACGGCAAGAGGAGACAGACCTCAGCAGGTGGCAGCAACGCCCTGCAGCACCCTCTGCAAGGTCCACAGGGCCACCGTTACAGCAGGGAGCGTGGAGGGCACGGGGGCCTGGGGGCCCGCGCGGCCAAAGGTGGAGCCGGGCTGCTCTCACACAGGCCCATGCACCCCCTGGCCAGGCCTGAGGATGATGGGACGGGCCTGGAGAGTTTGAGCCCGGTGAGACTGGAGATGGGCCCGGtcagggacagagacagagctcGAATGAGTATGAAGACTCCAACCCAGACCCGGGAAAACCAGCTTCAAGGGACGCGCAAAGGAAGGGGGCATGGACACGGGAACGGGCATGGACACCATTTTGAGCACAGGAGACAAGGGAGTCGGCGTGACAAAGAACGGCATGGAAAAG GGTTTCTTCCAGAGCCTGAGCTGAGCTCTGCGTTTAGGGACAGAGATCTGTTCGAGgatcctccctcctcctcctcctcctcctcctcctcctctgccgcCTCCCCCTCCCTCAGCCTGACCCCACCCAGTGAGTCCCCCTCCCCCATCGTCGCTGTCTTTGGCTCTGGCTCCTCCATGGTTACCACGGTGATGAACGAGCATCCCCCAACGCTGCCTCCGGCCTCCACCAAACCCCAG aGGACTGGAAAAGCAAAAGGACAAGGAGAGGTGATGCCAACGTTGGACATGGCGCTTTTTGATTGGACAGACTACGAGGACATGAAACCTGTGGACACTTGGCCGTCTTCCAGGAAGAAAG ACAAGAGGCGGAGTAAGAACCTCAGCAGTGGAAATGTGACTGTAGACGCTGACGCCATCGAGCCATGTGACCACCACCTGGACTGTCTCCCAG GTTCTTGTTGTGACTTGAGACAACACGAGTGTAAACCTCACAACAGAGGCCTCAACAACAAATGCTACGATGACTGCATGTGTGAGGAAG GGTTTCGTTGTTACGCTAAATTCCACCGGAAGCGGCGTGTGACCAGGAGGAAGGGTCGCTGCGTGGTGCCAGAGGCAGTCAGCGTTGACCAAGGGGACTTCATCACTATCTGA